A region of Dysgonomonadaceae bacterium PH5-43 DNA encodes the following proteins:
- a CDS encoding acyl-CoA thioester hydrolase (product_source=KO:K07107; cath_funfam=3.10.129.10; cog=COG0824; ko=KO:K07107; pfam=PF13279; superfamily=54637; tigrfam=TIGR00051), producing the protein MEEIKFRHTLPIQLRFTDIDKFGHVNNTVYFTYYDLGKAEYFASVFPNLDFEKEGVVVVNIEANFLSQIFADDQVAVQTAVTKIGTKSLTLVQQVIDTTTKEVKCVCKSVLVAFDIKKGDSKEIPQEWKEAISNYELG; encoded by the coding sequence ATGGAAGAGATTAAATTTCGTCATACTTTGCCCATACAACTTCGATTTACAGATATTGATAAGTTTGGACACGTAAACAACACAGTTTATTTTACTTACTATGATTTGGGTAAGGCAGAATATTTTGCATCGGTGTTTCCTAATCTTGATTTTGAGAAAGAAGGTGTGGTGGTAGTTAATATTGAGGCTAACTTTCTGTCTCAAATATTTGCAGATGATCAAGTAGCAGTGCAAACTGCTGTAACTAAGATAGGAACAAAGAGTCTTACTCTTGTGCAGCAGGTAATAGACACAACAACAAAAGAGGTTAAGTGTGTCTGCAAGTCGGTGTTAGTCGCTTTCGATATTAAAAAAGGAGATTCTAAAGAAATACCTCAAGAGTGGAAAGAGGCTATTAGTAATTACGAACTGGGTTGA
- a CDS encoding hypothetical protein (product_source=Hypo-rule applied; cath_funfam=3.30.70.1490; superfamily=118010,55464; transmembrane_helix_parts=Inside_1_6,TMhelix_7_29,Outside_30_251), translating to MKQIKTIVLSITVLFIIFCSSVTISAQTVLNDIYFVAFNKEISCCLTLSEDGYYSLELVDNQSAGKKEVIRNEEVSLLSIGTFKEKNNGEIILKDSFYSFSFVIKRLKDRTIKTLKGFPFMKNCLFAYLTTSKKSSESEQMEGNLLNKLALKKQRDKYNSLNNKLLYDLREGTYVHFYRDNIQLIITKNGNYQYIYKNILLSEGKYIRDANILTLKDVDLKYDFYMLITENGLEGNLLPTYEVGILYKFFE from the coding sequence ATGAAACAGATTAAAACAATTGTTTTATCGATAACGGTTTTGTTCATAATATTTTGTTCATCAGTAACTATATCGGCACAAACTGTTTTGAATGATATTTACTTTGTTGCTTTTAATAAAGAAATATCATGTTGTCTAACATTAAGCGAAGATGGATACTATTCATTAGAGCTTGTAGATAACCAAAGTGCAGGAAAAAAAGAAGTTATTAGAAATGAAGAAGTGTCTTTATTGTCTATTGGTACATTCAAAGAAAAAAATAATGGAGAAATTATATTGAAAGATAGTTTTTATAGCTTTAGCTTTGTCATAAAACGGTTAAAGGATAGAACTATAAAAACATTAAAAGGTTTCCCCTTTATGAAAAATTGTTTATTTGCTTATTTAACCACTTCTAAAAAGAGTTCGGAAAGCGAACAGATGGAGGGTAATTTATTAAATAAATTGGCGTTAAAAAAACAAAGAGATAAATATAATAGTTTGAATAATAAACTATTATATGATCTTAGAGAAGGAACTTATGTTCATTTTTATAGAGATAACATACAATTGATTATAACTAAAAACGGTAATTATCAATACATTTATAAAAATATACTTCTTTCAGAAGGTAAGTACATTAGAGATGCCAACATACTGACATTGAAAGATGTCGATTTGAAATATGATTTTTATATGTTAATAACAGAGAATGGATTAGAAGGTAATTTGTTACCAACTTATGAGGTGGGGATTTTATATAAGTTCTTTGAATAG
- a CDS encoding hypothetical protein (product_source=Hypo-rule applied; cleavage_site_network=SignalP-noTM; pfam=PF13162) has translation MKQNILLLALCLLLSSSCNFSDEVNHLGDGFYYMNEGSVLKMIFLSHEEKEPRLDEISILPKVESYVFDESFIVVKQIPDKIGLGWVLGFVVDEQTEERIDSLIQNNTYYKEVFSNKINYWIILKKKHQVLGPYNESNFNKERRELNILDEMIEPLFSEI, from the coding sequence ATGAAACAGAATATTTTATTATTAGCCTTATGTTTACTTTTATCTTCATCATGTAATTTTAGTGATGAAGTAAATCATTTAGGAGATGGCTTTTATTATATGAATGAAGGGTCGGTATTAAAAATGATATTTTTATCTCATGAAGAGAAAGAACCAAGGTTAGACGAAATATCTATTTTGCCAAAGGTGGAAAGTTATGTTTTTGATGAAAGTTTTATTGTTGTGAAACAAATACCAGATAAGATAGGTTTAGGTTGGGTGTTAGGCTTTGTTGTTGATGAACAGACAGAAGAACGTATTGATAGTTTGATTCAAAACAATACTTATTACAAAGAGGTGTTTTCTAATAAAATTAATTATTGGATAATTTTGAAAAAGAAACATCAAGTATTAGGTCCATACAATGAATCGAATTTCAACAAAGAGAGGAGAGAGTTAAATATCTTAGATGAAATGATAGAACCGTTGTTTTCTGAAATTTAG
- a CDS encoding shikimate kinase (product_source=KO:K00891; cath_funfam=3.40.50.300; cog=COG0703; ko=KO:K00891; pfam=PF01202; smart=SM00382; superfamily=52540), translating to MRKIFFIGYMGSGKTTIGRRFAEQANLQFVDLDLFIENRYHKTIRDIFSEKGEDGFREIERKALCEVVEFENVLISTGGGTPCFFNNMEIMNNAGTTVYLKTTEEELTDRLDVCKQNRPLIKDKTKEEIYLYVKENLEKREVFYNQASVIINTKRLLTLDDVDLVVNNLKNTLNIK from the coding sequence ATGCGGAAAATTTTCTTTATAGGATATATGGGTTCAGGCAAAACAACTATTGGTCGACGCTTTGCTGAACAAGCTAATCTACAGTTTGTAGATTTAGACTTATTTATTGAAAACAGATACCATAAAACCATTAGAGATATATTTTCGGAGAAAGGTGAAGATGGTTTTAGAGAAATTGAAAGAAAAGCCTTGTGCGAGGTTGTCGAGTTTGAAAACGTTTTGATTTCTACAGGCGGTGGCACTCCTTGTTTTTTCAACAATATGGAAATAATGAATAATGCCGGCACCACTGTTTATCTTAAAACTACGGAAGAAGAACTTACTGACAGATTAGATGTTTGCAAACAAAACAGACCTCTAATTAAAGATAAAACCAAAGAAGAGATATACTTATATGTAAAAGAAAATCTTGAAAAAAGAGAAGTATTCTACAATCAGGCTTCAGTAATAATAAACACCAAGAGGTTATTAACTCTTGATGATGTAGATTTAGTCGTAAACAATCTTAAAAATACCTTAAACATAAAATGA
- a CDS encoding hypothetical protein (product_source=Hypo-rule applied; cath_funfam=2.60.40.10; superfamily=46785), with protein MDYNQIYIFGQRYTRGEFRVYSHELVDVDSYNLHRGEEDIETPVNFFHVAGKKIYDLINIGSAIVVLLSERVINILKENQITGWKSYPAIIYDKQGNIIDNYSVFAVTGRCGPIDHYKSEEFIKDPYFEGGPYNEMLRGIYPDMEQWDGSDIFTAEGGTAYTFMSKKARDLLVKNKITNITLTKTTEFEYFKQLRDNKYEDDEDIDLSSIFVNWKP; from the coding sequence ATGGATTATAATCAGATTTACATTTTCGGTCAAAGGTATACACGAGGTGAGTTTAGAGTCTATTCGCATGAATTAGTAGATGTTGATTCGTATAACTTACATAGAGGAGAGGAAGATATAGAAACTCCAGTTAATTTTTTTCATGTAGCAGGGAAAAAAATATACGATTTAATAAATATAGGATCTGCGATAGTTGTTTTACTTTCAGAAAGAGTAATAAATATTTTGAAAGAAAACCAGATAACAGGGTGGAAATCTTATCCAGCAATTATATACGATAAGCAAGGCAATATAATAGATAATTATTCTGTTTTTGCAGTAACTGGAAGATGTGGACCCATAGATCATTATAAATCAGAAGAATTTATTAAAGACCCTTATTTTGAAGGAGGTCCATATAATGAAATGTTAAGAGGCATCTATCCTGATATGGAACAATGGGATGGTTCTGATATTTTCACTGCAGAAGGAGGTACAGCTTACACTTTTATGTCAAAAAAGGCAAGAGACTTGCTTGTTAAGAATAAGATAACTAATATTACATTAACAAAAACAACAGAATTTGAATATTTTAAGCAGCTTCGAGATAATAAATATGAAGATGACGAAGATATAGATTTATCTTCTATTTTTGTCAATTGGAAACCTTGA
- a CDS encoding hypothetical protein (product_source=Hypo-rule applied; cleavage_site_network=SignalP-noTM; superfamily=56935) — protein sequence MYKKLSFILMFVCCFAYTYSQEFVWKAGVHSFFDNTEYEGSKVQNSQTMAGVHLAPELGIKWNKKHSFYVGADLMHEFGSDKTVDYHDPIVYYEYSGNPFRFYMGAVPRNIILDKYPRMFFQDSINNYRPVINGFFWELNKKNNYANVWLDWTGRQTETRNEAFFMGWSGRYNYNCLYAQHFGYMFHFAKTKNAADDEFVHDNGLILTSVGADFAKTTGFDKLELNVGWSVGLDRNRGVGEWHRPQGFVSEAKIEYRGIGLFNTLYLGESQQTFYGEHSNALYWGDSFYRLKKYDRADIYINFFKSSAVNLKFTCSLHFAESKVFAQQALYATIDLDNKPKRKEPKYKYIWDNWF from the coding sequence ATGTATAAAAAGTTATCATTTATATTGATGTTTGTGTGTTGCTTTGCTTACACTTACTCGCAAGAGTTTGTGTGGAAGGCTGGCGTGCACTCTTTTTTTGACAATACAGAGTACGAAGGCTCTAAGGTGCAAAACTCGCAGACTATGGCTGGAGTGCATTTAGCTCCCGAACTGGGAATTAAATGGAATAAAAAACATAGTTTTTATGTTGGAGCAGACCTTATGCACGAGTTTGGAAGCGATAAGACGGTCGATTATCACGACCCTATTGTTTATTACGAATATTCGGGAAATCCTTTTCGCTTTTATATGGGTGCTGTGCCTCGTAATATAATATTGGATAAGTATCCTCGAATGTTTTTTCAGGATTCGATTAATAATTATCGACCTGTTATTAATGGTTTCTTTTGGGAGCTTAACAAAAAAAATAATTATGCAAATGTTTGGTTAGATTGGACGGGACGACAAACCGAAACTCGCAATGAGGCTTTCTTTATGGGGTGGTCGGGGCGATACAATTATAATTGTTTGTATGCTCAACACTTTGGTTATATGTTTCACTTTGCTAAAACAAAAAACGCTGCAGATGACGAGTTTGTGCACGATAATGGTTTAATTCTTACGTCTGTAGGAGCAGATTTTGCAAAAACTACAGGCTTTGATAAACTCGAACTTAATGTGGGTTGGTCTGTGGGGTTAGACCGAAATCGTGGAGTGGGAGAGTGGCATCGCCCACAAGGTTTTGTGTCGGAGGCTAAGATAGAATATCGAGGCATTGGTTTGTTTAATACTCTGTATTTGGGCGAAAGTCAGCAGACTTTTTATGGCGAACATTCTAATGCTTTGTATTGGGGCGATTCGTTTTATCGTCTTAAAAAATACGATAGAGCCGATATTTATATAAATTTTTTCAAAAGTAGTGCTGTGAACTTAAAGTTTACTTGTTCGCTGCACTTTGCCGAAAGCAAGGTGTTTGCTCAACAAGCTCTTTATGCTACAATAGATTTGGATAATAAACCTAAGAGAAAAGAACCTAAATATAAGTATATTTGGGATAATTGGTTTTAA
- a CDS encoding 2-oxoglutarate ferredoxin oxidoreductase subunit alpha (product_source=KO:K00174; cath_funfam=3.40.50.970,3.40.920.10; cog=COG0674,COG1014; ko=KO:K00174; pfam=PF01558,PF01855,PF17147; superfamily=52518,52922,53323; tigrfam=TIGR03710), whose amino-acid sequence MQEAKVKELERVVIRFSGDSGDGMQLVGTIFSNLSAELGNEIITFPDYPAEIRAPHGTLSGVSGFQVQLGSKNVYTPGDKADVLVAMNPAALRVNAQFLKHDSVVIIDTDSFQTSDLEKALFKTEDPFTELGLKSVQVIAAPITQMCKDCLVDIADNKQALRSRNIFALGLVCWLFNRPLEIVERLLSDKFKKKPAILTANLAVLQAGFNYGHNIHATVSTYRIETTAQKKGFYVDVNGNKAAAYGLIAASEKSGLPLFLGSYPITPATDIMQELTARKELGVKVMQTEDEIAGICTAIGASFAGHLAATNTSGPGLALKSEAIGLAVIAEIPLVVIDVQRSGPSTGMPTKSEQTDLMQALYGRNGESPAVVISATSPTDCFDGAFWAAKLALEHMTPVILLTDGYIANGSSAWRIPDMEDYPDINPPYVTEEIKQGWTAYKRNLETDVRYWAAPGTEGFQHRIGGLEKEYTTSVICTDPDNHQKMVMTRQAKIDKIANKLPLQEVYGDKDADVLVVGWGGTYGHLSEAVSEVQKAGKKVAFTHFRFINPLPKNTEEIMKSYKKVIVIEQNLGQFANFLKSKIGGFNPYQFNRVKGQPFIVARLVEEITKLIEE is encoded by the coding sequence ATGCAAGAAGCCAAAGTTAAAGAACTGGAAAGAGTAGTTATACGCTTTTCAGGCGACTCAGGAGATGGTATGCAATTAGTTGGTACCATTTTCTCCAATCTTTCTGCTGAATTAGGTAATGAAATTATTACTTTCCCTGACTATCCTGCCGAGATTAGAGCTCCACACGGAACTTTAAGCGGTGTATCTGGTTTTCAGGTTCAGCTCGGTTCTAAGAATGTTTATACTCCAGGTGATAAAGCAGACGTATTAGTTGCTATGAACCCTGCTGCATTACGTGTAAATGCTCAGTTCTTAAAACACGATTCAGTAGTAATTATTGATACTGATTCTTTTCAAACAAGCGATTTGGAAAAAGCTCTATTCAAAACAGAAGATCCTTTTACTGAATTAGGTCTTAAATCTGTTCAGGTTATTGCTGCTCCTATTACTCAAATGTGTAAAGACTGTTTAGTTGACATTGCTGATAACAAGCAGGCATTACGAAGTCGTAATATATTTGCTTTAGGATTGGTATGCTGGTTGTTTAATCGTCCGTTAGAAATTGTAGAAAGACTTCTTTCTGACAAGTTCAAAAAGAAACCTGCCATACTTACAGCTAACTTAGCAGTGCTTCAAGCCGGATTTAACTACGGACACAACATACACGCTACTGTATCTACTTACCGCATCGAAACTACGGCTCAAAAGAAAGGTTTTTATGTAGATGTTAATGGTAATAAAGCTGCTGCTTATGGTTTAATAGCTGCTTCAGAAAAATCGGGATTACCTTTATTCCTGGGGTCGTATCCTATTACACCTGCAACTGATATAATGCAAGAACTTACGGCTCGTAAAGAATTAGGAGTTAAAGTAATGCAAACTGAAGATGAAATTGCTGGTATTTGTACTGCTATCGGGGCTTCTTTTGCTGGGCATCTTGCTGCTACTAACACTTCAGGACCTGGCTTAGCTCTTAAAAGCGAAGCTATAGGATTGGCTGTTATAGCCGAAATACCTTTAGTGGTGATAGACGTGCAGCGCTCAGGACCTTCAACTGGTATGCCTACCAAGAGCGAACAAACCGACTTAATGCAAGCTCTTTATGGAAGAAATGGCGAAAGCCCTGCTGTGGTTATTTCTGCCACCTCTCCTACTGATTGTTTCGATGGAGCTTTCTGGGCTGCCAAATTAGCGTTAGAACATATGACTCCTGTTATTCTTCTAACTGATGGATATATCGCTAATGGCTCTTCGGCTTGGCGTATCCCTGATATGGAAGACTATCCTGACATTAATCCGCCTTATGTTACTGAAGAAATCAAACAAGGCTGGACTGCTTACAAACGTAACCTCGAAACTGATGTTCGCTATTGGGCTGCTCCTGGCACTGAGGGTTTCCAACATCGCATTGGTGGTCTTGAAAAAGAATATACTACAAGCGTAATATGTACCGACCCCGACAATCACCAAAAAATGGTAATGACTCGTCAGGCTAAGATAGATAAAATTGCAAACAAACTTCCTCTACAAGAAGTTTATGGCGATAAAGATGCTGATGTGCTTGTTGTTGGCTGGGGAGGAACTTACGGACACCTTTCTGAAGCTGTTTCAGAAGTACAAAAAGCTGGAAAGAAAGTTGCATTTACTCATTTTCGCTTTATCAATCCTCTTCCTAAAAACACAGAAGAGATAATGAAGAGTTACAAAAAGGTTATAGTTATAGAGCAAAACTTAGGTCAGTTTGCTAACTTCCTAAAATCTAAAATAGGAGGATTTAATCCTTATCAATTCAATAGAGTAAAAGGACAACCTTTTATTGTTGCGCGTTTAGTAGAAGAAATAACTAAGTTAATAGAAGAATAA
- a CDS encoding hypothetical protein (product_source=Hypo-rule applied) translates to MKWNLLLFLGVLVACNNAKDIEVISNDAETANKIVVTQYISEGYGEVERFIVNKVDTSSLSVVFAENTNKNIVANLYLDIYNKRYRDLYDSIAIEEYNMISTSSYYKMNSKEIMEELKLILEEFSNINKLKYINTELLYFGDFAIDITTLYTNKIGLIDYEIMEQILRESKIKTELDCILKSYSLEVKDIIVEKLFFVNKTNLYDLNKIDTDDSLVPDEILNCSIVFKIDSITSNIL, encoded by the coding sequence ATGAAATGGAATTTACTATTATTTTTAGGGGTGTTAGTGGCATGTAATAATGCGAAAGATATTGAAGTGATATCTAATGATGCTGAAACGGCAAATAAAATTGTTGTAACCCAATATATATCTGAAGGATATGGCGAGGTTGAACGTTTTATAGTAAACAAGGTGGATACTTCTTCCCTTTCTGTTGTCTTTGCGGAAAATACAAATAAAAATATTGTAGCAAACCTATATTTAGATATTTATAATAAGAGATATAGAGACCTTTATGATTCAATCGCAATTGAGGAATATAATATGATATCTACAAGTTCATATTACAAAATGAACTCAAAGGAAATAATGGAAGAACTGAAACTGATTTTGGAAGAGTTCTCTAATATTAATAAGTTAAAGTATATAAATACGGAATTGCTATACTTTGGCGATTTTGCAATTGATATAACAACATTATATACAAATAAGATAGGATTGATTGATTACGAAATTATGGAACAAATTTTAAGAGAATCTAAAATAAAAACAGAATTAGATTGCATACTTAAATCTTACTCTTTAGAAGTTAAAGATATTATTGTTGAAAAATTGTTCTTTGTAAATAAAACGAACTTATATGATTTGAATAAAATAGATACAGATGATAGTCTTGTCCCTGATGAAATCTTAAATTGCTCTATCGTTTTTAAGATAGATAGTATAACTTCAAATATCTTGTAA
- a CDS encoding alanine dehydrogenase (product_source=KO:K00259; cath_funfam=3.40.50.720; cog=COG0686; ko=KO:K00259; pfam=PF01262,PF05222; smart=SM01002,SM01003; superfamily=52283; tigrfam=TIGR00518), with translation MNITENTPLELNKEIIGNRNSITIGIPKEDLNREKRLAFTPEAIDMLTDAGLEVVMEEGAGKGLNYSDHLYADSGAFITDSKEKVFSCDLIFKITPPTLEEIEYTKRRTTLLSLLQMPDLSLEKIKAMQAKQINAIGYELMTSDGVSFPVRNTISEIEGAASIFVASELLSNEKGGKGVLMGGIPGVSPTEVVIIGAGMAGMVAARIALTLGATVKIFDNDIKKLRRLQNELMLPVFTSVFQPNVLINAFKSADVVIGAMRYINDPVRYVISEDLIKTMKKGALIIDLRINQGGCFETTCFLRAEDSKIFDKHNVKHYCVPNISSRVARTTSMSLSNIFTPLLTRLSDSGGLKNIVNSDLAFRSGYYMYSGKIVNSYVAKQFNLPANDIGLFLSAF, from the coding sequence ATGAACATAACAGAAAATACACCATTGGAACTTAACAAAGAAATTATTGGCAATAGAAATTCAATAACTATAGGTATTCCTAAGGAAGACTTAAATAGAGAAAAACGATTGGCTTTTACTCCCGAAGCTATAGATATGCTTACCGATGCCGGACTGGAAGTAGTTATGGAAGAAGGGGCTGGCAAGGGGCTTAATTATTCCGACCATTTATACGCCGATAGTGGCGCTTTTATTACCGATAGTAAAGAAAAGGTTTTTTCGTGCGATTTAATTTTTAAGATAACTCCCCCTACTCTCGAAGAGATAGAATATACTAAAAGGAGAACTACTTTGCTTAGTTTATTACAAATGCCTGATTTGAGTTTGGAAAAGATTAAAGCAATGCAAGCTAAACAGATAAACGCCATAGGATATGAACTTATGACATCTGATGGAGTTAGTTTTCCTGTTAGAAACACTATATCAGAAATAGAAGGTGCTGCATCTATATTTGTTGCTTCTGAACTTTTAAGCAATGAAAAAGGCGGCAAAGGTGTGCTTATGGGCGGTATACCTGGGGTATCTCCTACCGAAGTAGTTATTATAGGAGCAGGTATGGCGGGTATGGTAGCTGCGCGTATTGCACTTACCTTAGGAGCAACAGTTAAAATATTCGATAATGATATAAAAAAGCTACGTCGACTGCAAAACGAACTTATGTTGCCTGTGTTTACTTCTGTGTTTCAACCTAATGTATTGATTAACGCCTTCAAATCGGCAGATGTAGTTATTGGTGCAATGAGATATATTAACGATCCTGTTCGCTATGTTATATCAGAAGATCTTATAAAAACAATGAAAAAGGGAGCTTTAATCATTGATCTAAGAATTAATCAAGGTGGTTGCTTTGAAACAACTTGTTTCTTACGTGCCGAAGATTCAAAGATATTCGACAAACATAATGTAAAACACTACTGTGTGCCTAATATAAGTTCGAGAGTAGCTCGAACAACCTCTATGTCGCTAAGTAACATTTTCACTCCTTTGCTTACTCGTTTAAGCGACAGCGGTGGACTTAAAAACATTGTTAACAGCGATTTAGCCTTCCGTTCTGGTTATTATATGTATTCAGGTAAAATAGTAAACAGCTATGTAGCAAAGCAATTTAATCTTCCAGCTAACGATATAGGTTTATTTCTGTCTGCTTTTTAG
- a CDS encoding ribonuclease HI (product_source=KO:K03469; cath_funfam=3.30.420.10,3.40.970.10; cog=COG3341; ko=KO:K03469; pfam=PF00075,PF01693; superfamily=53098,55658), translating into MSKRKWYVVWNGVNPGIYDTWNECKNQIEGFENAVYKSFETLEEARNAYNSNPREYIGKGKRQSAASSMANSGEIILDSLSVDAACSGNPGDMEYRGVHTRTKQEIFRVGPFTLGTNNVGEFLALVHGLALLKKQNLTIPVYSDSANAISWVKQKKCKTKLIPNEYNKPIFDLIARAEIWLQNNTYSTPILKWETKAWGEIPADFGRK; encoded by the coding sequence ATGTCGAAAAGGAAATGGTATGTTGTGTGGAATGGAGTAAATCCGGGCATTTACGACACTTGGAATGAGTGCAAAAATCAAATCGAAGGTTTTGAGAATGCAGTATATAAATCGTTCGAAACCTTAGAAGAAGCTCGAAATGCTTACAACTCTAATCCTCGCGAATACATAGGTAAAGGTAAAAGACAGTCTGCTGCAAGCTCTATGGCAAACAGTGGCGAAATAATATTAGATAGCTTATCAGTTGATGCTGCTTGTTCGGGCAATCCGGGAGATATGGAATACAGAGGAGTGCATACAAGAACTAAACAAGAAATATTTCGAGTAGGACCTTTTACGTTAGGCACTAACAATGTAGGCGAGTTTCTTGCTCTTGTTCACGGGTTGGCTTTACTTAAAAAACAAAACTTAACTATCCCAGTTTATTCCGATAGTGCAAATGCTATATCTTGGGTAAAACAAAAAAAGTGTAAAACCAAACTCATACCTAATGAATACAACAAGCCTATATTCGATTTAATAGCTCGAGCCGAAATATGGCTTCAAAACAATACTTACTCAACGCCTATACTAAAATGGGAGACTAAAGCTTGGGGAGAAATTCCTGCCGATTTTGGAAGGAAGTAA